A genomic window from Geotrypetes seraphini chromosome 18, aGeoSer1.1, whole genome shotgun sequence includes:
- the PDE6A gene encoding rod cGMP-specific 3',5'-cyclic phosphodiesterase subunit alpha isoform X2, which translates to MSGITEEAVQKFLDSNPAFAKHYYDLKFRPEVTPQLLGSKNATADVDPHHSTIGVEDSEIIFEVIREFQDNLQMERCIFKVLKRISFLIQADRMSLFMYRTRNAMPELATRLFNVHKDATLEDCLVVPDSEIVFPVDMGILGHVAQVKKIVNVTSVEQEGHFCTFVDNLTEYQTRNILASPVLNGKDVVAVIMAVNKVEGPHFTKNDEAIFLKYLNFANLILKVYHLSYLHNCETRRGQVLLWSANKVFEELTDIERQFHKALYTVRAFLNCDRYSVGLLDMTKTKEFFDQWPVLMGEVPPYSGPRTPDGREIIFYKVIDYILHGKEEIKVIPNPPADHWALASKLPTYVAENGLICNIMNTAADDYFEFQKEPMDETGWMIKNVLSMPIVNKKEEIVGVATFYNRKDGKPFDEMDEVLMEKSKALLGREPEDCDEDELYEILQKELPDPEAAEIYEFHFSDLPVTELHLVKCAIQMFYELEVVDKFHIPQVVLVRFLLSISKGYRKITYHNWRHGFNVGQTMFTLLMTGNLKRYYTDLEALAMVTAAFCHDIDHRGTNNLYQMKSSNPLAKLHGSSILERHHLEFSKTLLSDESINIFQNLNRRQFDHVIHMMEIAIIATDLALYFKKRTMFQKIVDQSKTFESEDAWTEYMILDQTRKEIVMAMMMTACDLSAIAKPWEVQSKVALLVAAEFWEQGDLERSVLEQNPIPMMDRNKADELPKLQCGFIDFVCTFVYKEFSRFHEEITPMFDRILNNRKEWKALADEHEAKVKVQEEETQRKAELLAPKQGFSKNGLNSSTGEEVSESKSCSIL; encoded by the exons ATGAGTGGAATAACAGAAGAAGCAGTGCAGAAGTTCTTGGACTCCAATCCTGCCTTTGCAAAGCATTACTATGACCTTAAATTCAGACCCGAGGTCACTCCTCAGCTGCTCGGCTCAAAGAATGCTACAGCGGACGTTGACCCTCACCATAGCACCATCGGCGTGGAGGACAGCGAAATCATTTTTGAAGTCATTAGAGAGTTCCAGGACAATCTGCAGATGGAGAGATGCATTTTCAAAGTTCTGAAACGAATAAGTTTCCTCATCCAGGCAGACCGCATGAGTCTTTTCATGTACCGCACGAGGAATGCCATGCCCGAGCTGGCCACCCGACTCTTTAATGTCCATAAAGACGCTACCCTGGAGGACTGCCTGGTCGTGCCGGACTCCGAGATTGTCTTCCCCGTGGATATGGGCATTCTTGGTCATGTAGCTCAAGTCAAGAAAATTGTTAATGTCACCAGTGTGGAGCAG GAAGGTCATTTCTGCACATTTGTAGATAATCTCACCGAATACCAGACAAGGAACATCCTGGCTTCGCCTGTCCTGAATGGGAAGGATGTAGTGGCTGTTATCATGGCTGTCAATAAAGTGGAGGGTCCGCATTTCACCAAAAACGATGAAGCG ATTTTTCTTAAGTACCTCAATTTTGCCAATCTCATACTCAAGGTTTATCACCTAAGCTACCTGCATAACTGTGAAACCCGCAGAGGTCAG gtgCTACTGTGGTCTGCAAATAAGGTCTTTGAAGAGCTCACAGACATTGAGAGACAGTTTCACAAAGCACTTTATACAGTCCGCGCCTTCCTCAACTGTGACAGGTATTCCGTTGGACTCCTGGATATGACCAAAACAAAG GAATTTTTTGATCAGTGGCCAGTTCTGATGGGTGAGGTGCCCCCTTATTCGGGGCCACGGACTCCCGATGGAAGG GAAATCATTTTCTACAAAGTGATTGACTACATTTTACACGGGAAGGAGGAAATTAAAGTTATTCC gaatcctcctgctgaccactGGGCTTTAGCCAGCAAGCTACCAACATATGTTGCTGAAAATGGACTT ATCTGCAATATTATGAACACAGCGGCCGATGACTATTTTGAGTTTCAG AAAGAACCGATGGATGAAACGGGCTGGATGATCAAAAACGTCCTTTCCATGCCAATAGTCAACAAGAAAGAGGAGATTGTTGGAGTTGCTACGTTCTATAACAGGAAGGATGGAAAACCCTTTGATGAGATGGATGAGGTTCTTATGGAG AAATCAAAAGCACTGTTGGGAAGGGAACCAGAGGACTGTGATGAAGACGAGCTCTACGAAATACTG CAAAAAGAGCTCCCGGATCCCGAGGCGGCTGAGATTTACGAATTTCACTTCAGCGACTTGCCTGTTACAGAGCTGCATTTGGTGAAGTGTGCGATCCAGATGTTCTATGAACTGGAGGTGGTGGATAAATTCCATATACCACAGGTG GTGCTGGTCCGTTTCCTGCTCTCCATCAGTAAAGGGTATCGAAAAATCACTTACCACAACTGGCGTCACGGTTTCAACGTGGGCCAGACGATGTTCACCCTGCTCATG ACGGGAAACTTGAAGCGCTACTACACAGACCTAGAGGCTTTAGCGATGGTGACAGCGGCTTTCTGCCATGATATCGACCACAGGGGCACCAATAACCTGTATCAAATGAA ATCATCCAACCCTTTGGCAAAGCTCCATGGATCCTCCATTTTGGAACGGCATCACTTAGAGTTTAGCAAAACCTTGCTCAGTGATGAG AGCATCAACATCTTCCAGAATCTGAACAGAAGACAGTTCGACCATGTCATTCACATGATGGAAATAGCCATCATTGCCACGGACCTAGCCTTGTACTTCAA AAAGCGGACAATGTTTCAGAAGATCGTAGATCAGTCCAAAACATTTGAAAGCGAAGACGCCTGGACCGAGTACATGATACTGGATCAGACGCGGAAAGAAATTGTCAT GGCAATGATGATGACAGCCTGTGATTTATCTGCTATTGCCAAACCCTGGGAAGTGCAGAGCAAG GTGGCTTTATTAGTTGCTGCTGAATTCTGGGAACAAGGCGACCTTGAGCGAAGCGTGCTGGAGCAGAATCCCATT CCCATGATGGACAGAAATAAAGCCGATGAGCTCCCCAAACTTCAGTGTGGGTTCATAGACTTCGTCTGCACGTTTGTATATAAG
- the PDE6A gene encoding rod cGMP-specific 3',5'-cyclic phosphodiesterase subunit alpha isoform X1 translates to MSGITEEAVQKFLDSNPAFAKHYYDLKFRPEVTPQLLGSKNATADVDPHHSTIGVEDSEIIFEVIREFQDNLQMERCIFKVLKRISFLIQADRMSLFMYRTRNAMPELATRLFNVHKDATLEDCLVVPDSEIVFPVDMGILGHVAQVKKIVNVTSVEQEGHFCTFVDNLTEYQTRNILASPVLNGKDVVAVIMAVNKVEGPHFTKNDEAIFLKYLNFANLILKVYHLSYLHNCETRRGQVLLWSANKVFEELTDIERQFHKALYTVRAFLNCDRYSVGLLDMTKTKEFFDQWPVLMGEVPPYSGPRTPDGREIIFYKVIDYILHGKEEIKVIPNPPADHWALASKLPTYVAENGLICNIMNTAADDYFEFQKEPMDETGWMIKNVLSMPIVNKKEEIVGVATFYNRKDGKPFDEMDEVLMESLTQFLGWSVLNTDTYDKMNKLENRKDIFLDMVNYHVKCSSDELQTILKSKALLGREPEDCDEDELYEILQKELPDPEAAEIYEFHFSDLPVTELHLVKCAIQMFYELEVVDKFHIPQVVLVRFLLSISKGYRKITYHNWRHGFNVGQTMFTLLMTGNLKRYYTDLEALAMVTAAFCHDIDHRGTNNLYQMKSSNPLAKLHGSSILERHHLEFSKTLLSDESINIFQNLNRRQFDHVIHMMEIAIIATDLALYFKKRTMFQKIVDQSKTFESEDAWTEYMILDQTRKEIVMAMMMTACDLSAIAKPWEVQSKVALLVAAEFWEQGDLERSVLEQNPIPMMDRNKADELPKLQCGFIDFVCTFVYKEFSRFHEEITPMFDRILNNRKEWKALADEHEAKVKVQEEETQRKAELLAPKQGFSKNGLNSSTGEEVSESKSCSIL, encoded by the exons ATGAGTGGAATAACAGAAGAAGCAGTGCAGAAGTTCTTGGACTCCAATCCTGCCTTTGCAAAGCATTACTATGACCTTAAATTCAGACCCGAGGTCACTCCTCAGCTGCTCGGCTCAAAGAATGCTACAGCGGACGTTGACCCTCACCATAGCACCATCGGCGTGGAGGACAGCGAAATCATTTTTGAAGTCATTAGAGAGTTCCAGGACAATCTGCAGATGGAGAGATGCATTTTCAAAGTTCTGAAACGAATAAGTTTCCTCATCCAGGCAGACCGCATGAGTCTTTTCATGTACCGCACGAGGAATGCCATGCCCGAGCTGGCCACCCGACTCTTTAATGTCCATAAAGACGCTACCCTGGAGGACTGCCTGGTCGTGCCGGACTCCGAGATTGTCTTCCCCGTGGATATGGGCATTCTTGGTCATGTAGCTCAAGTCAAGAAAATTGTTAATGTCACCAGTGTGGAGCAG GAAGGTCATTTCTGCACATTTGTAGATAATCTCACCGAATACCAGACAAGGAACATCCTGGCTTCGCCTGTCCTGAATGGGAAGGATGTAGTGGCTGTTATCATGGCTGTCAATAAAGTGGAGGGTCCGCATTTCACCAAAAACGATGAAGCG ATTTTTCTTAAGTACCTCAATTTTGCCAATCTCATACTCAAGGTTTATCACCTAAGCTACCTGCATAACTGTGAAACCCGCAGAGGTCAG gtgCTACTGTGGTCTGCAAATAAGGTCTTTGAAGAGCTCACAGACATTGAGAGACAGTTTCACAAAGCACTTTATACAGTCCGCGCCTTCCTCAACTGTGACAGGTATTCCGTTGGACTCCTGGATATGACCAAAACAAAG GAATTTTTTGATCAGTGGCCAGTTCTGATGGGTGAGGTGCCCCCTTATTCGGGGCCACGGACTCCCGATGGAAGG GAAATCATTTTCTACAAAGTGATTGACTACATTTTACACGGGAAGGAGGAAATTAAAGTTATTCC gaatcctcctgctgaccactGGGCTTTAGCCAGCAAGCTACCAACATATGTTGCTGAAAATGGACTT ATCTGCAATATTATGAACACAGCGGCCGATGACTATTTTGAGTTTCAG AAAGAACCGATGGATGAAACGGGCTGGATGATCAAAAACGTCCTTTCCATGCCAATAGTCAACAAGAAAGAGGAGATTGTTGGAGTTGCTACGTTCTATAACAGGAAGGATGGAAAACCCTTTGATGAGATGGATGAGGTTCTTATGGAG TCTCTCACACAGTTCCTTGGCTGGTCCGTCTTGAACACAGACACCTACGACAAAATGAACAAGCTAGAGAACAGGAAGGACATCTTCTTGGACATGGTGAATTATCACGTCAAATGCTCCAGCGACGAACTCCAGACAATATTG AAATCAAAAGCACTGTTGGGAAGGGAACCAGAGGACTGTGATGAAGACGAGCTCTACGAAATACTG CAAAAAGAGCTCCCGGATCCCGAGGCGGCTGAGATTTACGAATTTCACTTCAGCGACTTGCCTGTTACAGAGCTGCATTTGGTGAAGTGTGCGATCCAGATGTTCTATGAACTGGAGGTGGTGGATAAATTCCATATACCACAGGTG GTGCTGGTCCGTTTCCTGCTCTCCATCAGTAAAGGGTATCGAAAAATCACTTACCACAACTGGCGTCACGGTTTCAACGTGGGCCAGACGATGTTCACCCTGCTCATG ACGGGAAACTTGAAGCGCTACTACACAGACCTAGAGGCTTTAGCGATGGTGACAGCGGCTTTCTGCCATGATATCGACCACAGGGGCACCAATAACCTGTATCAAATGAA ATCATCCAACCCTTTGGCAAAGCTCCATGGATCCTCCATTTTGGAACGGCATCACTTAGAGTTTAGCAAAACCTTGCTCAGTGATGAG AGCATCAACATCTTCCAGAATCTGAACAGAAGACAGTTCGACCATGTCATTCACATGATGGAAATAGCCATCATTGCCACGGACCTAGCCTTGTACTTCAA AAAGCGGACAATGTTTCAGAAGATCGTAGATCAGTCCAAAACATTTGAAAGCGAAGACGCCTGGACCGAGTACATGATACTGGATCAGACGCGGAAAGAAATTGTCAT GGCAATGATGATGACAGCCTGTGATTTATCTGCTATTGCCAAACCCTGGGAAGTGCAGAGCAAG GTGGCTTTATTAGTTGCTGCTGAATTCTGGGAACAAGGCGACCTTGAGCGAAGCGTGCTGGAGCAGAATCCCATT CCCATGATGGACAGAAATAAAGCCGATGAGCTCCCCAAACTTCAGTGTGGGTTCATAGACTTCGTCTGCACGTTTGTATATAAG